The Chryseolinea soli genome contains a region encoding:
- a CDS encoding AraC family transcriptional regulator, with the protein MHQEFEPSEALQDTIKCFWYDRRDYGEQQSSFEVVPDGYAEIIFHFGSPCSIAHEGGLQPLPSPFMVGLLDQPVLFYSKNRLEIIGIRCFPWTVFDLLGLPSGKVGVHTFEHPIAQLQPALNTWMEAGKIEEAVAQVKAYFLNARSQVAVDSMLFKAGVAMREANGTLPVSQVAAAAHATVRTLERKFKQSSGHTVKDVSALMRFEQVRNRLWHEPDSSLAGIAHELGYTDQSHLSKEFKRYSGTTPAAFARKAKKRKQAVSSDFVAFVQA; encoded by the coding sequence ATGCACCAAGAATTTGAACCTTCCGAAGCGCTACAGGATACCATAAAATGCTTTTGGTATGACCGGAGAGACTATGGAGAACAGCAATCAAGTTTTGAGGTAGTGCCGGATGGCTACGCTGAAATTATTTTTCATTTCGGAAGCCCCTGCAGCATTGCGCACGAGGGAGGCTTGCAGCCCCTGCCATCACCGTTCATGGTGGGGCTGCTCGATCAGCCGGTTCTCTTTTACTCAAAAAACCGTTTAGAGATCATCGGTATCCGGTGCTTCCCTTGGACCGTGTTCGATTTGCTCGGACTGCCGTCGGGTAAAGTCGGCGTGCACACCTTTGAGCATCCCATCGCGCAGCTTCAACCCGCGTTGAATACATGGATGGAAGCGGGCAAGATAGAGGAGGCGGTGGCACAGGTTAAAGCGTATTTCTTGAATGCACGGTCGCAGGTGGCTGTAGACAGTATGCTCTTCAAAGCGGGCGTTGCCATGCGCGAAGCCAACGGCACCCTGCCGGTGAGTCAGGTAGCGGCGGCGGCACATGCAACGGTTCGTACATTAGAAAGGAAGTTCAAGCAATCTTCTGGCCATACGGTGAAAGACGTGTCTGCTCTCATGCGCTTTGAGCAGGTGCGAAACCGACTATGGCATGAGCCAGATTCCAGCCTTGCCGGGATAGCGCATGAGTTAGGCTACACAGATCAGTCCCACCTCAGCAAAGAATTCAAACGTTACAGCGGCACCACGCCGGCAGCCTTCGCGCGAAAAGCAAAGAAAAGGAAACAGGCGGTGAGCAGCGATTTTGTCGCGTTTGTACAAGCCTAA
- a CDS encoding helix-turn-helix domain-containing protein, whose product MTNPNEILPGIIFFSYHSSVRKEKVAFLEHNTLVLQVSGIFTLETAGQRISMGQGEMLLIRKNQLGEITKTPVNGEDYQTIVIRLKDDLLRTIALEERIEIGQKYNGTPNILIPGNDFLRAFFQSVIPYVRHPEEKITRALGLLKVKEAVQLLLYTKPELKELLFDFSEPHKMDLERFMLSNFHFNVPVEEFARLTGRSLAGFKRDFQKTFGGSPRQWLQEKRLTEARHLIEKKHKKPSAIYLDLGFESLSHFSHSFKKRFGKAPTEQ is encoded by the coding sequence GTGACAAATCCAAACGAAATACTTCCGGGGATTATCTTTTTCTCGTATCACTCGTCCGTGCGAAAGGAGAAAGTAGCATTCCTGGAGCACAATACCCTGGTCTTGCAGGTTTCCGGTATTTTTACGTTGGAAACGGCTGGCCAAAGGATCTCCATGGGACAGGGTGAGATGTTGCTGATCCGAAAAAATCAATTGGGAGAGATCACGAAGACACCCGTCAATGGTGAGGATTACCAGACCATTGTCATTCGCCTGAAAGACGACCTGCTCAGGACGATTGCGCTGGAAGAACGCATAGAGATCGGACAGAAATACAACGGTACACCCAACATCCTCATTCCCGGAAACGATTTTCTGCGGGCGTTTTTTCAATCCGTGATTCCCTATGTGCGGCATCCGGAAGAAAAGATAACGCGTGCGCTGGGCCTGTTAAAAGTAAAGGAGGCTGTACAATTGCTTCTGTATACCAAGCCCGAACTCAAGGAATTACTGTTCGACTTTTCCGAGCCTCATAAGATGGATCTTGAAAGATTCATGCTCAGCAATTTTCATTTCAATGTTCCCGTTGAAGAATTTGCGCGGCTCACGGGAAGAAGCCTCGCCGGGTTCAAGCGTGACTTTCAAAAAACATTCGGTGGATCCCCCCGGCAATGGCTGCAAGAAAAACGGTTGACGGAGGCCCGGCATCTCATAGAGAAAAAGCACAAGAAACCCTCGGCCATCTATCTCGACTTGGGATTTGAAAGTCTTTCTCATTTCTCGCATTCTTTTAAGAAGCGGTTTGGTAAGGCGCCTACCGAGCAGTAG
- a CDS encoding aldo/keto reductase yields the protein MTTTTTITKIALGKNGPLVSKLGLGCMRMSSVWGGPVNDESESIATIQMALDSGINFLNTGDFYGSGHNELLVGKAIKGRRDDAFISVKFGAIFYGGHWLGLDLRPMAIKNFINYSLVRLGTDTIDLYQPCRLDNSVPVEDVIGTVADLIKEGKVRYLGVSEITADQLRKAHSVHPVTALEIGYSLADRQIERDLLPAAKELGIGVVAFANTAEGLLTGEMKAPLAANDYHNHFSRFQGDNLIKNLAKVEVLKEMATKKGHTPTQLAIAWVNAQGDDFMPLVSMSRRSRLPENIQAMEIVFTREEMNALNTHFSLGAIVGGTYLQR from the coding sequence ATGACAACGACAACAACGATAACAAAAATAGCTCTCGGTAAAAATGGTCCGCTCGTATCGAAGCTCGGCCTGGGCTGCATGCGCATGTCTTCCGTTTGGGGAGGCCCGGTGAATGACGAAAGCGAAAGCATTGCGACCATTCAGATGGCATTGGACAGCGGCATCAATTTCCTGAATACCGGAGATTTTTACGGCAGTGGCCATAACGAATTGCTGGTAGGCAAAGCCATCAAAGGCAGAAGAGACGATGCCTTCATCAGCGTCAAGTTTGGTGCGATCTTCTACGGCGGTCATTGGCTTGGGTTGGACCTCCGTCCGATGGCCATCAAGAACTTCATCAACTATTCGTTGGTACGTTTGGGTACAGATACCATTGATCTTTATCAGCCGTGCAGACTGGATAATAGTGTTCCGGTGGAGGATGTGATCGGAACGGTCGCCGACCTGATCAAAGAAGGAAAGGTCCGTTACCTCGGCGTGTCTGAGATCACAGCCGATCAACTTCGCAAGGCGCATAGCGTGCACCCGGTAACGGCATTGGAAATAGGCTATTCGTTGGCCGATCGCCAAATAGAGCGCGACCTGCTTCCTGCTGCCAAAGAACTGGGTATAGGGGTTGTAGCCTTTGCCAATACGGCCGAGGGCTTACTGACCGGTGAGATGAAAGCACCCCTGGCCGCGAATGACTACCACAACCACTTCTCGCGTTTTCAAGGTGACAATCTGATAAAGAACCTGGCGAAAGTCGAAGTGTTAAAAGAAATGGCAACAAAAAAAGGACATACGCCGACACAACTGGCGATCGCATGGGTGAATGCACAGGGTGATGATTTCATGCCCTTGGTAAGCATGAGCCGGAGATCGCGACTGCCGGAAAATATACAGGCCATGGAGATCGTCTTCACGCGGGAAGAGATGAATGCCTTGAACACGCATTTTTCGTTGGGGGCGATCGTCGGCGGTACATACCTGCAGCGGTAG
- a CDS encoding DUF2147 domain-containing protein, with amino-acid sequence MKALNLTFFLLLVAAIGASAQVNQKAIMGTWESDEKDVRMEIFKEGEEYKGKLLWGNKVVEPDGKTSKKDLQNPDEKLRSRQILGIVSLTGLKWDGKEYVDGNIYDPPSGKTYECKAWVEKDKFYLRGFMGISLLGKTVAWHRYESQ; translated from the coding sequence ATGAAAGCACTAAATCTTACATTTTTCTTGTTGCTTGTTGCCGCCATTGGTGCGAGCGCACAAGTAAATCAGAAGGCCATTATGGGGACCTGGGAATCCGATGAAAAGGACGTTCGCATGGAGATTTTCAAAGAGGGGGAGGAGTACAAAGGAAAACTGTTGTGGGGGAACAAAGTGGTTGAGCCAGACGGAAAGACTTCAAAGAAAGACTTGCAAAATCCAGATGAAAAGCTTCGGTCGAGACAAATCCTCGGTATCGTAAGTTTGACCGGACTTAAATGGGATGGTAAAGAATATGTAGATGGCAATATCTACGACCCGCCGAGTGGCAAAACGTATGAATGCAAAGCATGGGTGGAGAAAGATAAGTTTTATTTACGTGGCTTCATGGGCATTTCTCTTCTAGGAAAGACCGTTGCTTGGCACCGATACGAGTCTCAGTAG
- a CDS encoding helix-turn-helix domain-containing protein: protein MKDIVRVTSITQLHQAFGLAKPTHPLISILDVSKWVIGKEWVGVKATSDLYSIALKDASCGLEYGRNSYDFGEGVLIFTAPHQVLMKTKEQSQGEVNGWMLFFHPDLIRNTTLGQNIDHYHFFSYDVHEALHLSDAEQKILTDCINLIDKEIKERIDNHSQRVIVSTLELLLNYSQRFYERQFNTRSAQNKDVVSQFERLLKEYYNSGRFTETGTPSIDFFAEHIHLSANYLSDLLKKETGYSAKDHISNFVVEKAKTLLLSDNDSISGIAYKLGFNYPHYFSRLFKSKTGMTPQEYREIN, encoded by the coding sequence ATGAAAGACATTGTGAGAGTAACTTCAATAACCCAATTGCATCAGGCTTTTGGACTTGCCAAGCCAACGCATCCCCTTATTTCAATATTGGATGTGTCCAAGTGGGTCATTGGGAAGGAATGGGTAGGCGTAAAAGCAACCTCTGACTTATATTCCATTGCATTAAAGGATGCGAGTTGCGGACTGGAATATGGACGAAACAGCTACGACTTTGGTGAAGGCGTGTTGATCTTCACGGCCCCCCATCAGGTATTGATGAAAACCAAGGAACAATCACAAGGAGAAGTCAATGGATGGATGCTTTTCTTTCATCCAGACCTGATCCGCAATACGACGCTTGGGCAGAACATCGATCACTATCATTTCTTTTCGTATGATGTTCACGAGGCCCTTCACCTTTCCGATGCCGAGCAAAAGATCCTTACGGATTGCATCAATTTGATCGATAAGGAGATCAAGGAACGGATTGACAACCACAGCCAGCGCGTGATTGTGTCAACGCTTGAGCTACTCCTCAACTACAGTCAGCGGTTCTATGAACGCCAATTCAATACGCGTTCAGCACAAAACAAGGATGTCGTAAGTCAGTTTGAACGATTGTTGAAGGAATACTATAATTCCGGAAGGTTTACAGAGACGGGCACCCCTTCGATAGACTTTTTTGCTGAGCATATCCATCTATCGGCAAATTACCTGAGTGACCTGCTAAAAAAAGAAACAGGGTATAGTGCCAAAGACCACATCAGTAATTTCGTCGTTGAAAAGGCAAAAACACTTTTATTAAGCGACAACGATTCGATCAGTGGAATAGCCTATAAGTTGGGATTCAATTATCCACATTATTTCAGTCGCCTGTTCAAATCAAAAACAGGGATGACGCCACAAGAGTATCGCGAGATAAATTGA
- a CDS encoding oxidoreductase: protein MKKVILITGASSGMGKETAKTLIQEGHSVYTAARRIDQMQDLKALGGFPVPMDVTNIEDIRSVVDLIIKKEGKIDVLWNNAGYGLYGSVEDVALDEARRQLEVNVIGMAAVTQVVVPYMRKAKAGTIINTSSMGGKMYFPMGAWYHASKHAVEGLSDCLRLELKPFNIKVVVLEPGFIATEFGHVLVDGISKYATKSAYSAMINKIIEGTKKAAEKGGSSSPSVIANTVSKIVSSKKPKTRYRVGKFAKPMVWMRIYLGDRLFDGIVMSQM from the coding sequence ATGAAAAAGGTCATCTTAATTACAGGAGCAAGCTCCGGAATGGGAAAAGAAACCGCTAAAACCCTTATCCAGGAAGGTCATTCGGTCTACACAGCCGCCAGGAGAATTGATCAAATGCAGGACTTAAAAGCCTTGGGCGGATTTCCGGTGCCAATGGATGTCACGAATATCGAAGACATCCGAAGTGTAGTAGACCTGATCATAAAGAAAGAAGGTAAAATAGATGTGCTCTGGAACAATGCGGGATACGGCCTGTATGGTTCTGTCGAGGATGTCGCACTGGACGAGGCCAGAAGGCAGTTGGAGGTTAACGTGATCGGCATGGCGGCAGTAACACAGGTTGTGGTTCCGTATATGCGTAAAGCGAAGGCAGGCACGATCATCAATACGTCGTCTATGGGTGGTAAAATGTATTTTCCGATGGGCGCATGGTATCATGCCAGCAAGCATGCCGTTGAAGGATTGAGTGACTGCCTGCGGCTGGAATTAAAGCCATTCAATATTAAGGTAGTCGTTCTTGAGCCAGGATTTATCGCCACGGAATTTGGTCATGTTTTGGTAGACGGCATATCAAAATATGCGACAAAAAGCGCTTACTCGGCTATGATCAATAAGATCATTGAAGGCACTAAAAAAGCCGCTGAGAAAGGTGGTTCCTCAAGCCCCTCTGTTATTGCAAACACCGTCTCAAAAATTGTCAGCAGTAAAAAACCAAAGACACGGTACCGGGTCGGAAAATTTGCCAAGCCTATGGTTTGGATGAGAATCTACCTGGGAGACAGACTCTTTGATGGAATTGTCATGAGCCAGATGTAA
- a CDS encoding EthD family reductase, translating to MKAKISILVAVLGLLVGCQQTKSTETTKIKKGMIKVAIFYPNGEGKTFDMDYYASKHMPLAASLFGNSLKALSIDKGIAGGGPDAPAPYLAIGYFYFETMSSMRNAVGPNSEKLRADVPNYTNIQPIIQVSEVHTVE from the coding sequence ATGAAAGCAAAAATCAGCATCCTCGTGGCCGTCCTCGGACTTTTAGTGGGTTGTCAGCAAACTAAATCGACGGAGACCACCAAAATAAAAAAGGGCATGATCAAGGTAGCCATCTTCTACCCAAACGGCGAAGGCAAAACATTCGACATGGATTATTATGCCAGCAAGCATATGCCCTTGGCTGCAAGTTTATTTGGCAATTCCTTAAAGGCATTGTCCATCGACAAAGGAATCGCTGGAGGAGGGCCGGATGCGCCGGCCCCGTATTTAGCTATCGGCTACTTTTATTTTGAGACGATGTCATCGATGCGAAACGCGGTGGGACCAAACTCAGAAAAACTTAGAGCAGATGTTCCAAACTACACCAACATTCAGCCTATCATTCAAGTGAGTGAAGTGCATACGGTTGAGTAG
- a CDS encoding EamA family transporter: protein MKNLTHVVMVLFGATLYGTMSSFVKLSYAQGYNAAEISFAQAALAALLLGICTLVTREKYKERLTRKLLFSLLLTGSSIGLTNFLYYESVHYISASLSIIILMQFTWFSLLLEWILFKKRPSAVELFTVVLILIGTVIAGNIFSPEERSFSIKGAVLALLSSLTYASYIVANGRIDTGARWQSKSTLIMIGSACTIFLINCKTILAGNHFDSEFLLWAVFFAVIGTTIPTALFAASIPKIGAGVSSILMTVELPVAIICASLVLKESIGPLQVVGIVIMLGAIAAMNYYKSLKSENQKG, encoded by the coding sequence ATGAAGAATTTGACGCATGTCGTCATGGTACTGTTTGGTGCAACCTTGTATGGCACCATGTCCTCCTTTGTAAAGCTGTCGTACGCCCAAGGCTATAATGCCGCTGAAATATCCTTTGCACAGGCCGCGCTGGCAGCACTCCTTCTCGGTATTTGCACGTTGGTTACGCGGGAAAAATATAAAGAAAGGCTCACCCGGAAACTTCTCTTTTCATTGTTGTTAACAGGAAGTTCCATTGGGCTGACAAATTTCCTCTACTACGAGTCTGTACACTATATTTCAGCTTCGCTATCCATTATCATCCTGATGCAGTTTACCTGGTTCAGCCTGCTGTTGGAATGGATCCTATTTAAAAAACGGCCATCCGCTGTCGAACTGTTCACGGTTGTCCTTATTCTCATCGGTACGGTGATCGCCGGAAATATTTTTTCTCCGGAAGAGCGTTCCTTTTCTATAAAAGGCGCTGTACTGGCATTACTTTCTTCGCTGACATATGCCTCCTACATCGTAGCGAATGGAAGAATTGATACCGGCGCGCGATGGCAATCAAAAAGCACGTTGATCATGATAGGTTCAGCTTGCACTATTTTTCTGATAAACTGCAAGACCATCCTTGCGGGCAATCATTTTGACAGTGAGTTCCTGCTGTGGGCAGTATTCTTTGCCGTGATCGGAACAACGATCCCGACGGCATTGTTTGCGGCCAGCATCCCGAAGATTGGGGCAGGCGTTAGTTCCATTCTCATGACGGTGGAGCTTCCGGTGGCCATTATCTGTGCAAGCCTGGTGCTGAAGGAGTCCATAGGCCCGTTACAGGTTGTCGGGATAGTCATTATGCTGGGAGCCATAGCTGCCATGAATTATTACAAATCGTTAAAGTCAGAAAATCAGAAGGGATGA
- a CDS encoding TonB-dependent receptor, which translates to MKKIYIMLWLCLCYTAVFSQQILQGKIYDAETKEPAVGATVQLASDLHIGTITNAEGFFQLSSAEQHPVLKISMVGYESQQVETTNEPLRISLVPRTEQMQAVVVTANREASLRTETPVAISKLSAKLIDETKPTQLYEALNKVPGVLMVNLNNEQHFMAIRQPMTTNGYFLYLEDGVPIRPLGVFNHNALLEINQFALSSVEVVKGPVSSIYGAEAIGGAVNFIMQRPPVVPTAKVGIQFDNFGFRRVQFGAGARTGKFGFYIGGLRSEQTNSWMANSDYDKTTVNARLEYHFTPTTRLIGNIIYGKYFSNTAGSVDSVAFYSRQYVSTTDFTYRKSEASRSRLTLEHDWRKGSKTFVTLFNRTNEHGQNPAYGIRWNPTPSATNDPTTARGEINSNNFTSYGVLAQHSQQFSFLDSRLIAGGMYDYSPNNYWSYQIDLHAQLRPDGKSVEKYTINQERPDIKLADYDAKIRNAAGYLQYDFSPLKDLRFSTGVRYDRMSFTYDNYLDQSSGSKAYSKFTPKVGLTYDLGKDKGLYANYAQGFSPPALTAIFRRKPNSDPAEFYYNLKPAQFQNYEIGGWAAFWKNKGYLDVALYQMYGTNELLSIRQADNSTDYQSAGKTLHRGIELGLTVKPTQEFFFRFGGTTALHRFEDFQISNKSTDQYQNLSGFDMPAAPRWTWNTEFYYYPRFVKNLRTSVEWQHVGSYFQNQINTVRYEAYNVINYRIGYQWKGIEVYSNVLNVADALYSANATRGNNATDRTTYTPAAPRTFVFGIQYNFTGKK; encoded by the coding sequence ATGAAAAAAATCTATATCATGCTATGGCTTTGCCTATGCTATACCGCTGTCTTCAGCCAACAGATCCTCCAGGGAAAAATCTATGATGCTGAAACCAAAGAGCCCGCCGTGGGCGCTACGGTGCAGCTTGCCAGTGACCTCCATATAGGCACCATCACCAATGCCGAAGGATTCTTTCAACTCAGCAGCGCGGAGCAGCATCCGGTTTTAAAGATCTCGATGGTGGGTTACGAAAGCCAACAGGTGGAAACCACAAACGAACCCCTTCGCATTTCGCTGGTGCCACGGACGGAACAAATGCAGGCGGTAGTGGTGACCGCCAACCGGGAAGCCAGCCTGCGCACCGAAACGCCCGTGGCCATTTCCAAACTCTCTGCCAAACTCATCGACGAAACCAAGCCCACTCAACTTTATGAAGCGCTCAACAAAGTGCCCGGTGTATTGATGGTGAACCTCAACAACGAACAACACTTCATGGCTATACGCCAACCGATGACCACGAATGGCTACTTCCTTTACCTGGAGGACGGCGTACCGATCCGGCCACTGGGCGTATTCAATCACAACGCATTGCTCGAGATCAATCAGTTTGCCCTCAGTTCCGTAGAGGTCGTGAAGGGCCCCGTCTCTTCGATCTATGGGGCCGAGGCTATTGGCGGCGCTGTTAATTTTATCATGCAACGTCCCCCGGTAGTACCTACCGCTAAAGTGGGGATCCAATTCGACAATTTTGGATTTCGTAGAGTACAGTTCGGCGCGGGTGCCCGAACCGGAAAATTCGGATTTTACATCGGGGGCTTGAGAAGTGAGCAGACCAACTCCTGGATGGCAAATTCGGATTATGATAAGACGACGGTGAATGCCCGGCTGGAGTATCACTTTACGCCGACTACTCGGTTGATCGGGAATATTATCTATGGCAAATATTTCTCCAATACGGCCGGAAGTGTAGACAGCGTGGCGTTCTACAGTCGCCAATACGTGAGCACTACAGATTTTACCTATCGCAAATCGGAAGCCTCGCGTTCCCGCCTCACCCTGGAGCACGATTGGCGTAAGGGGTCAAAAACTTTTGTTACCTTATTCAACAGGACCAATGAGCACGGGCAGAATCCTGCCTATGGCATTCGTTGGAATCCTACGCCCAGTGCCACTAACGATCCCACTACTGCAAGAGGCGAGATCAACTCCAATAATTTTACAAGCTATGGGGTCCTGGCCCAGCACAGCCAACAGTTTTCTTTTTTGGATTCCCGTCTGATCGCGGGAGGCATGTATGACTATTCTCCTAACAACTACTGGTCCTATCAGATCGATCTCCATGCACAACTTCGTCCCGATGGAAAATCCGTAGAGAAATACACCATCAACCAGGAGCGACCCGACATCAAGCTGGCCGACTACGACGCCAAGATCCGGAACGCCGCGGGCTACCTGCAATATGATTTTTCGCCGCTGAAAGACCTCCGATTCTCCACGGGTGTTCGCTACGACCGGATGTCGTTCACGTACGACAACTACCTGGATCAGTCCAGCGGCAGCAAGGCCTACAGCAAGTTTACACCCAAGGTTGGGTTGACCTATGACCTTGGCAAAGACAAAGGCCTCTATGCCAACTACGCCCAAGGATTCTCACCGCCGGCATTGACCGCCATCTTTCGCAGGAAGCCCAATAGTGATCCGGCGGAATTCTATTACAATTTGAAACCCGCCCAATTCCAGAACTATGAAATTGGTGGCTGGGCCGCCTTCTGGAAAAACAAAGGCTACCTCGATGTGGCGCTTTACCAAATGTATGGCACCAATGAACTGTTGAGTATTCGTCAGGCAGATAATTCAACCGACTACCAGTCGGCTGGAAAAACGTTACACCGCGGTATCGAATTGGGGTTGACGGTTAAACCCACGCAGGAATTTTTCTTCCGTTTTGGGGGCACCACGGCCTTGCACCGTTTTGAAGATTTTCAGATCAGCAACAAATCGACCGATCAATACCAAAACCTGAGCGGCTTTGACATGCCGGCGGCGCCGCGCTGGACCTGGAACACGGAGTTTTATTATTATCCCCGGTTTGTCAAGAACCTGCGCACCTCTGTGGAGTGGCAACATGTTGGAAGCTATTTTCAGAACCAGATCAACACGGTGCGCTATGAGGCGTATAACGTGATCAACTATCGCATCGGGTATCAGTGGAAGGGAATAGAAGTCTACAGCAACGTACTCAACGTAGCCGACGCGCTCTACTCGGCCAACGCCACGCGGGGGAACAACGCCACCGACCGCACGACCTACACCCCGGCGGCACCGCGCACGTTTGTGTTTGGCATTCAATACAACTTTACTGGCAAAAAATAA
- a CDS encoding PepSY domain-containing protein has translation MENKSIATFQTVESTDVKPDAAAAPGKLSGMLKRNIFKWHRTIGLITLVPVIFWTLSGLMHPFLSHWFKPVIAREFMEPKVLDRSQVQLSLQEVLKKNDIADFKNFRLVVFDAQTFYQVKSIDGSLRYYNAATGDRLKDGDVKYAEFMARYFLDDQKSKIKSITLQTEFDQQYKYINRYLPVWKISFDRPDAMDVYIETSSSRMGTFNTGARKAFLWVFDNFHNWSFLERITNNTLRISIMVLLLGIILTSAVSGIVIYGLFWKRFKKLNNTNEKKGLRKYHRQIGIATAFIALTFTMSGAFHATRKLEPNVLPEMVYEPIIRTSELNTASLSLNVDWERLYNLSVVRKSKHDYFQVFYIKTEDEPPQTLYIDAADGHVLENGDLVYAKFLGKKFLEVLSQKTSMTAACCEEMGAGNASAGEDATLLKAELVPKFENREYGFVFKRLPVVRLAYDTPDDQTLYVETATSRLAATINGTDRVEGYSFAIFHKYLLMDWAGKNVRDVTMMLSAFGLLTVCVLGLLVFLKKA, from the coding sequence ATGGAAAATAAATCAATAGCAACCTTCCAAACCGTGGAATCAACGGATGTTAAACCGGATGCGGCTGCCGCACCGGGCAAACTTTCCGGAATGCTCAAACGAAACATCTTCAAGTGGCACCGAACCATTGGATTGATCACCCTTGTCCCGGTCATTTTCTGGACGCTCTCCGGGCTTATGCATCCTTTCCTTTCGCATTGGTTCAAACCCGTCATCGCCCGGGAATTCATGGAACCCAAAGTGCTTGACAGAAGTCAGGTTCAGCTTTCCTTGCAAGAGGTGTTGAAGAAAAATGACATCGCCGACTTTAAGAACTTCCGGTTGGTGGTCTTTGATGCGCAGACCTTCTACCAGGTAAAATCAATCGATGGCAGCCTGCGCTATTACAATGCCGCTACCGGCGACCGGTTGAAAGACGGAGACGTGAAGTACGCGGAATTCATGGCACGCTACTTCCTGGACGATCAGAAAAGCAAGATCAAGTCCATTACCCTGCAAACGGAATTTGACCAGCAATACAAATACATCAACCGCTACCTCCCCGTTTGGAAAATCAGTTTTGACCGGCCCGATGCTATGGATGTATACATCGAAACTTCGTCGAGCCGGATGGGAACTTTTAATACCGGTGCGCGCAAGGCGTTTCTATGGGTATTTGATAATTTTCACAACTGGTCCTTTTTGGAACGGATCACGAACAATACGTTACGGATCAGCATCATGGTGTTACTACTCGGCATCATCCTCACTTCGGCCGTCAGCGGGATCGTGATCTATGGCCTTTTCTGGAAGCGGTTCAAAAAGTTGAACAACACAAACGAAAAGAAGGGACTCCGGAAATATCACCGGCAAATTGGGATTGCTACAGCCTTCATTGCGTTGACCTTTACCATGAGCGGGGCGTTTCATGCCACCCGGAAGCTGGAGCCCAACGTGTTGCCTGAAATGGTGTATGAACCCATCATCCGAACCAGCGAGCTAAACACAGCTTCGCTTTCCTTGAATGTCGATTGGGAGCGCTTGTACAATCTCTCTGTCGTGCGAAAAAGCAAGCATGACTACTTCCAGGTATTTTATATCAAGACCGAAGACGAACCGCCCCAAACCCTCTACATCGATGCGGCGGATGGGCATGTTCTGGAAAACGGCGATCTGGTGTATGCCAAGTTCCTAGGCAAGAAATTCCTGGAGGTGCTTAGCCAGAAGACCAGCATGACGGCAGCCTGCTGTGAAGAGATGGGCGCTGGAAACGCAAGTGCTGGTGAAGATGCCACACTTTTAAAGGCCGAACTCGTTCCCAAGTTTGAAAACCGTGAATATGGATTTGTTTTTAAACGTCTTCCGGTGGTAAGACTGGCCTACGATACTCCCGATGATCAGACGCTTTATGTAGAAACGGCTACCTCGCGGTTGGCCGCCACCATCAATGGAACGGACCGGGTGGAAGGCTATTCTTTTGCGATCTTTCACAAATATCTGCTGATGGATTGGGCGGGTAAAAATGTTCGTGATGTTACGATGATGCTATCGGCTTTTGGGCTGCTCACGGTATGCGTTTTGGGGTTGCTTGTCTTTCTGAAAAAAGCATAA